In Candidatus Bathyarchaeia archaeon, the following are encoded in one genomic region:
- a CDS encoding AAA family ATPase produces the protein MLSASQELEKAATNYALEAVRLDKQGSRGLAITMYQKAIESLLKLVQLYPEYSLNKVYIQRAIAYQERIKALQGAVSPAEFREETQGSENAKTTEGGKSSYEELIVTEKPNVKWEEVVGLDNAKRAVKEAIVYPVQRPDLFPLGWPRGILLFGPPGCGKTLLAAAVATEIDATFISIDAASIMSKWLGEAEQNVAKLFGSARKSANDGKPSIVFIDELDSLMGAHSNEVGGEVRVRNQFLKEMDGIVDKGKNLHVYVIGATNKPWDLDWAFIRRFQKRILVPLPDHHTRLMMFKLYTSNLQLAADVDLHELARLSEGFSGSDIRDVCQSAHLKLIGEFFESGQATNKQAKPRPLRMDDFRLILEERKPSVSLDMLSLYNRWFEAFKAL, from the coding sequence ATTTTGAGCGCCTCACAAGAACTTGAGAAAGCCGCAACAAATTACGCGTTAGAAGCAGTGCGCTTAGACAAGCAAGGCTCCAGAGGCTTGGCAATAACAATGTATCAGAAAGCCATAGAAAGTCTACTGAAACTTGTCCAGCTCTATCCAGAATACAGCTTAAACAAAGTTTACATACAGAGAGCAATCGCCTACCAAGAGCGAATAAAAGCATTGCAAGGAGCAGTTTCGCCCGCAGAGTTTCGCGAGGAAACCCAAGGTTCTGAAAATGCAAAAACCACGGAAGGCGGCAAGTCAAGCTACGAGGAACTAATAGTAACTGAAAAACCAAACGTTAAATGGGAAGAAGTAGTTGGACTAGACAATGCCAAAAGAGCCGTGAAAGAAGCAATAGTTTATCCAGTTCAGAGACCCGACTTATTCCCATTAGGATGGCCACGCGGAATTCTCTTGTTCGGACCGCCAGGCTGCGGCAAAACTCTTCTGGCTGCCGCAGTCGCCACAGAAATCGACGCAACTTTCATTTCCATCGACGCAGCCTCAATAATGTCTAAATGGTTAGGCGAGGCTGAACAGAATGTTGCCAAACTTTTTGGTTCAGCCAGAAAATCAGCAAATGATGGAAAACCATCCATAGTTTTTATCGATGAGTTGGATTCTCTGATGGGTGCACATTCAAACGAAGTGGGCGGAGAAGTGCGCGTTCGAAACCAGTTTCTGAAAGAGATGGATGGAATAGTTGACAAAGGCAAAAATCTTCACGTTTACGTGATTGGAGCCACGAATAAACCGTGGGACTTGGACTGGGCTTTCATCAGAAGATTCCAAAAAAGAATTCTAGTGCCACTTCCAGACCATCACACTCGCTTAATGATGTTCAAGCTTTACACAAGCAATCTACAACTCGCCGCTGACGTTGATTTGCATGAATTAGCACGATTGTCTGAAGGCTTTTCTGGAAGCGACATAAGAGACGTCTGCCAATCAGCACACCTGAAACTTATAGGCGAATTCTTCGAATCGGGCCAAGCAACCAATAAACAAGCCAAGCCTAGACCCTTAAGAATGGACGATTTCAGACTGATACTTGAAGAGAGAAAACCAAGCGTTTCGCTTGACATGCTATCCTTATATAACAGGTGGTTTGAAGCCTTCAAGGCTCTTTAA
- a CDS encoding Snf7 family protein, with protein MKGFLHPNPPPFRETVAKSIQTLKVQRNKLDQATFRLKERDRILFQTCITALKNKNKEKAAICANEIAEVRKLIKFLYNVELAIERVILRLETIKELSDIVVDLKPSLKLLQRVSQELFEVLPDVSSELNKVNEEISETLYSTRITADESIIPVNRKTPGGEEILKEVSGFLEQRLAEKLPEPPTTITTPETEQPALKEMVALAANCSQATGQETVTEQNGNSSQTLFSYKKAEIQEISLKIENPLLEDMLLDYVRKCNGEIDIARCSTDLKTSDEEVRKALESLGAKGKIKIELRTGE; from the coding sequence ATCAAAGGTTTTCTTCATCCGAACCCTCCACCATTTCGGGAAACAGTTGCTAAGTCAATTCAAACCTTAAAAGTTCAACGCAACAAACTTGACCAGGCAACTTTTCGTCTGAAAGAAAGAGACAGAATTCTCTTTCAAACATGCATCACTGCTTTAAAAAATAAGAATAAAGAGAAGGCAGCAATCTGCGCAAACGAAATCGCAGAAGTTCGCAAATTAATAAAGTTTCTTTATAATGTTGAGTTAGCCATAGAACGCGTGATTCTCAGACTTGAAACCATAAAAGAGTTAAGCGACATCGTTGTCGACTTGAAACCTTCTTTAAAGCTTTTGCAGCGGGTATCACAGGAACTGTTTGAAGTTTTACCTGACGTCTCTTCCGAACTAAACAAGGTCAACGAAGAAATAAGCGAAACATTGTATTCGACGAGAATAACCGCTGACGAGTCAATAATACCAGTGAACAGAAAAACCCCAGGAGGAGAAGAAATACTAAAAGAAGTGTCGGGCTTTCTAGAACAAAGACTCGCGGAGAAACTTCCCGAACCGCCCACCACCATTACTACGCCAGAAACCGAACAGCCCGCATTGAAAGAAATGGTTGCGTTAGCCGCCAACTGTTCCCAAGCAACAGGTCAAGAAACCGTGACAGAGCAGAATGGAAATTCTTCCCAAACCCTCTTTTCTTATAAAAAAGCCGAAATTCAAGAAATCTCCTTGAAAATTGAGAATCCACTTTTAGAGGATATGCTTCTTGATTATGTAAGAAAATGTAATGGAGAAATTGACATAGCGCGCTGTTCTACAGATTTGAAAACTTCTGATGAGGAAGTTAGAAAAGCGCTTGAAAGTTTAGGAGCGAAAGGGAAAATAAAAATTGAGTTAAGAACTGGAGAGTAG
- a CDS encoding CdvA-like protein: protein MPQDPNLFLSVGKQIKDEYGRVVGKVASFAVSPNGKFDAAFIEQGDGKFLKLPADHLKFDGAEITLMSKIKAKASLLCDQIPLLWRKDQALKELVEKKKISQELYEELHNSFEGALTQLKTEAQSIIEEINREIVGCTEETRELNYALVHLEIEHEIGKIDDQYYGAAFAIIQENLKRVNVEKNDLELTKNKLSNILLGEDLKTTELPKEKAKIEAPKEFAPVSASPELPEPPVVVYVKEIGRSGI from the coding sequence ATGCCACAAGACCCCAATCTTTTTCTTTCTGTTGGAAAGCAAATCAAAGATGAATACGGGCGAGTAGTAGGCAAAGTAGCCTCTTTTGCAGTCTCTCCAAACGGAAAATTCGACGCTGCATTCATTGAGCAGGGCGATGGAAAATTCTTGAAACTTCCCGCGGACCACCTGAAATTTGATGGTGCCGAAATAACACTCATGTCTAAAATAAAAGCGAAAGCGTCCCTCTTATGTGACCAGATACCACTTTTATGGCGAAAAGACCAAGCCCTCAAAGAGTTGGTTGAAAAGAAGAAGATTTCGCAGGAGCTTTATGAAGAACTTCACAACAGTTTTGAGGGAGCACTAACTCAACTGAAAACCGAAGCTCAATCTATTATTGAAGAAATTAATAGGGAAATTGTCGGATGTACCGAAGAAACGCGAGAGCTGAATTACGCTTTGGTGCATCTGGAAATCGAACACGAGATAGGAAAAATCGACGACCAATATTATGGAGCCGCCTTCGCAATAATCCAAGAAAACCTGAAACGAGTCAACGTGGAGAAAAACGATTTAGAACTTACAAAAAATAAACTTTCAAACATCCTACTCGGCGAAGACCTAAAAACTACAGAACTGCCGAAAGAGAAGGCAAAGATTGAAGCTCCAAAAGAGTTCGCTCCAGTTTCGGCAAGTCCTGAACTCCCAGAACCCCCAGTAGTCGTTTATGTAAAGGAAATAGGAAGAAGCGGCATATAG
- a CDS encoding Snf7 family protein, translated as MSERFAKKWETRRDEQPFTNRIKEAVRPPGPLKPRLDFAVRRIELQVQKLDQATERFSQRDKTIFARIVDAYTKHDTARANVFANELAEIRKMERLIINARLALEQIVLRLRTVSELGDVVSTLGPAVGVLRSVRAGLVSVFPEAENELGEIGNLLSGIMIEAGQSSGMTLNFDAVNEDAQKILTEAATVAEQRIKEKFPELPPGIPGLPAPSLGEKAPTETS; from the coding sequence TTGTCAGAAAGATTCGCAAAAAAATGGGAAACTAGAAGAGATGAACAACCATTCACAAACCGCATCAAGGAGGCAGTCAGACCGCCAGGTCCACTGAAGCCGCGATTGGATTTCGCAGTTAGACGCATTGAATTGCAAGTTCAGAAACTTGACCAGGCAACTGAAAGGTTCAGCCAAAGAGACAAGACAATATTCGCAAGAATAGTCGACGCCTACACAAAGCATGACACTGCACGCGCAAACGTCTTCGCAAACGAGCTCGCGGAAATACGCAAAATGGAAAGATTAATTATTAACGCAAGACTCGCACTCGAACAAATAGTATTAAGATTACGCACAGTATCAGAACTTGGAGATGTAGTATCAACTCTAGGACCAGCAGTCGGCGTTTTAAGGTCAGTGAGAGCAGGACTTGTAAGTGTATTTCCAGAAGCAGAGAACGAACTTGGAGAAATTGGCAACTTACTCAGTGGCATAATGATTGAAGCTGGACAAAGCTCGGGAATGACGCTGAACTTTGACGCAGTAAACGAAGACGCACAGAAAATTCTCACAGAAGCCGCAACAGTCGCAGAACAAAGAATCAAAGAAAAGTTCCCAGAACTCCCACCAGGAATTCCGGGACTCCCAGCGCCTTCCTTAGGTGAAAAAGCGCCAACCGAAACTTCTTAA
- a CDS encoding O-methyltransferase produces the protein MATITVLVRSVGWIRQMGKAEKVLSEIESKIKKGKFLPIVGPDRGQILVEIIRDITPKRVLEIGTLIGYSAILMGKELGSDAQLITIEIDSHAAEIAKNNIKRAEIPPTVEVLVGDALKIIPKLKGKFDLVFIDAEKQQYLDYLQLIENRLHKGSVVIADNVEHAPDYLDYVRHSGKYASKHISASAGGLEVSFKL, from the coding sequence TTGGCAACGATCACAGTATTGGTGCGGTCTGTAGGTTGGATAAGACAGATGGGCAAAGCGGAGAAGGTTTTGAGCGAAATTGAGAGCAAAATTAAAAAAGGTAAGTTTTTGCCCATTGTTGGGCCTGATAGAGGTCAAATTTTAGTTGAAATTATTCGCGATATTACGCCTAAACGTGTTTTGGAAATTGGAACTCTTATTGGTTATTCAGCTATTCTGATGGGAAAAGAATTGGGAAGCGATGCCCAACTAATCACCATAGAGATCGACTCTCATGCAGCAGAGATTGCGAAGAACAACATAAAAAGGGCGGAAATACCGCCAACGGTTGAAGTTTTGGTCGGCGACGCTCTTAAGATAATTCCGAAGTTAAAGGGCAAGTTTGATCTTGTTTTCATAGATGCCGAGAAACAGCAATATCTGGATTATCTACAGTTAATCGAAAATAGACTCCACAAAGGAAGCGTCGTGATCGCAGATAACGTGGAACATGCGCCGGACTATCTGGATTATGTAAGACACTCAGGAAAATACGCGAGCAAACACATATCAGCAAGTGCTGGAGGTCTCGAAGTAAGTTTTAAACTTTGA
- a CDS encoding DEAD/DEAH box helicase, with protein MKSNHADSNVFFSLAKPIRDALAELGFAEPTLPQAKAIPHVMAGENVLLIAPTGSGKTEAVLLPIFSKLIQQEKKRGISVVYITPLRALNRDLLKRLSFWAQRLGLTVEVRHGDTEMKLRRKQAISPPQMLVTTPETLQAILPGARMRQHLSHVRHVVVDEVHELASSKRGVQLSIALERLFDVVGGEFQRVGLSATVGNPEEVAQFVAGTGRKVRIIEALPHKGYSYNVESPLPTDADYELAGKLRTSPEAAARIRRVLELVDSHKSTLIFVNSRTNAEMLGHKFGQLGRVDIAVHHGSLSKEERVQIEDEFKSGVLRAIICTSTLELGIDIGNVDLVVQYLSPRQVSNLIQRVGRSGHRLDMLSEGVILTAFPDDTLESTAAVKNAYANRVEPVLIHEGALDVLAHQVVGLLMDKQFLTTKEVLATVRRAYPYRNLSEETLLDVIDFLDSLDELRFDREGKVLRKARKSRRYYFENLSMIPDEKRYPIVNVISDRKIGTLGDEFMAIRARVGLNFIVRGRVWRIVQIEDETGTVYVVPAEDPFAAIPGWDGEILPVPFELAQETGRLREQIREALRESDKAEAVAEKLAGKLKVDKAALLDAVREVAEHLKQGAPLPTHNHILVEAFDKYLIIHASFGEIVNRTLGSVFDSVLSDRELIVGWWNDGYRILIEMPRNLAQRDVEKMPALLFGLADEEVDKAFSDYLEARFPFSYKMKFVAERFGALPRGKTMGPERQSQLVGQFRNTPVYDETLREALLEKVDVAKVKEIMHAVRDGKVNVSTVWRSEKPTPLAYRILAMYSDISELMAPEEVLLSNIDKMKKAIEARTAKLLCINCGEWTSEKKIRSLPEKPACEKCGSGLLALLYPSQDAKRLREILRKRRKDKELAEEELKELRDARRTADLVLSYGKKAMVALEVKGVGPETAFRILGKMHMKEDEFYMDLLKAKIQYLRTREFWENRENLQKK; from the coding sequence ATGAAAAGTAACCATGCGGACTCAAACGTTTTCTTTTCACTCGCCAAGCCTATCCGAGACGCTTTAGCAGAATTAGGCTTTGCTGAGCCGACACTTCCGCAGGCAAAGGCGATTCCGCATGTTATGGCTGGAGAAAACGTGCTTTTGATTGCGCCTACAGGAAGCGGCAAAACTGAAGCGGTTCTTCTTCCAATTTTTTCTAAGCTTATTCAACAGGAAAAGAAGAGGGGCATATCAGTAGTTTACATTACACCTTTGAGAGCCTTGAACCGTGATTTGCTGAAGCGTTTGTCTTTTTGGGCTCAACGGCTGGGCTTGACGGTGGAGGTTAGGCATGGCGATACAGAAATGAAACTGCGTAGGAAACAAGCGATTTCGCCGCCGCAGATGCTTGTGACTACGCCGGAGACATTGCAGGCGATTCTTCCAGGCGCTCGCATGAGACAGCACCTAAGCCATGTTAGGCATGTTGTTGTTGATGAAGTGCATGAATTAGCATCTAGCAAACGTGGAGTCCAGCTTTCAATAGCTTTGGAGCGTCTCTTTGATGTTGTTGGCGGAGAGTTTCAGCGGGTTGGTTTGTCGGCTACTGTTGGAAACCCAGAAGAGGTTGCGCAGTTTGTTGCTGGAACTGGTCGAAAGGTTCGAATTATTGAGGCGTTGCCGCATAAAGGCTACAGCTATAACGTGGAGAGTCCGTTGCCGACTGATGCGGATTATGAGTTGGCTGGGAAACTTAGGACTTCGCCTGAAGCGGCGGCGAGAATAAGGCGAGTGCTAGAGCTTGTTGACAGTCACAAGTCAACGTTAATTTTTGTGAATAGTCGAACGAACGCGGAGATGCTGGGTCACAAGTTTGGTCAGCTTGGACGAGTGGACATTGCGGTTCATCATGGTTCTTTGTCAAAAGAGGAACGTGTGCAGATTGAGGACGAGTTTAAGAGTGGTGTTTTGAGGGCGATTATTTGCACGAGCACATTGGAACTTGGCATAGACATAGGCAACGTGGACTTGGTTGTTCAGTATCTTTCGCCGAGGCAAGTGAGCAACTTGATTCAGCGTGTTGGGCGTAGTGGACATAGGCTGGATATGCTTTCTGAAGGCGTCATCCTCACGGCTTTTCCAGACGACACTTTGGAATCGACAGCGGCTGTAAAAAACGCTTATGCGAATAGGGTTGAGCCGGTTTTAATTCACGAAGGCGCTTTGGACGTTTTGGCACATCAAGTGGTTGGATTGCTCATGGATAAGCAGTTCTTGACAACAAAAGAGGTGCTGGCAACTGTGCGCCGGGCTTATCCTTACCGCAATTTGAGCGAAGAAACGCTTTTGGACGTGATAGACTTTTTAGACAGCCTCGACGAATTAAGATTTGACAGAGAAGGAAAAGTTTTGAGAAAAGCCAGAAAAAGTAGACGTTATTACTTTGAGAATTTGTCCATGATTCCGGACGAGAAGCGCTACCCGATAGTGAACGTGATTTCTGACAGGAAGATTGGCACATTGGGCGACGAGTTCATGGCTATAAGAGCCCGTGTAGGCTTGAATTTCATTGTGAGAGGTAGGGTTTGGCGTATAGTGCAGATAGAGGATGAGACTGGCACGGTTTACGTTGTTCCTGCCGAAGACCCGTTTGCAGCGATTCCTGGTTGGGATGGGGAGATTTTGCCTGTGCCGTTTGAGTTGGCTCAGGAAACGGGTAGACTGCGTGAGCAGATTAGAGAAGCGTTGCGAGAAAGTGATAAGGCAGAGGCTGTAGCGGAGAAACTTGCTGGTAAACTTAAAGTGGATAAGGCGGCTTTGCTTGACGCGGTTAGAGAGGTTGCTGAACATCTGAAGCAAGGCGCGCCGTTGCCAACACATAATCACATTCTCGTTGAAGCATTCGACAAATACCTAATAATTCATGCGAGTTTTGGCGAGATTGTAAATCGCACTTTGGGCAGTGTTTTTGATTCGGTGCTTTCTGATAGGGAGTTGATTGTTGGCTGGTGGAATGATGGTTATAGGATACTTATTGAGATGCCTAGGAATCTTGCGCAGCGGGATGTTGAAAAGATGCCCGCATTATTGTTTGGTTTGGCGGATGAAGAGGTGGATAAGGCTTTTAGTGATTATTTGGAAGCGCGGTTTCCGTTTTCTTACAAGATGAAGTTTGTTGCTGAAAGGTTTGGAGCTTTGCCTCGTGGGAAAACGATGGGTCCTGAACGGCAGAGTCAGCTTGTTGGTCAATTTAGGAACACGCCAGTTTATGATGAGACTTTGCGTGAGGCGTTGTTGGAGAAAGTGGATGTGGCGAAGGTTAAAGAGATTATGCATGCGGTTAGGGATGGGAAGGTGAATGTTAGCACTGTGTGGCGTTCTGAAAAGCCCACGCCACTAGCCTATCGCATACTCGCAATGTATTCTGACATTTCGGAGCTTATGGCTCCAGAAGAAGTTTTGCTAAGCAATATTGACAAGATGAAGAAGGCGATAGAGGCGAGAACTGCAAAGCTGCTCTGCATAAATTGTGGCGAATGGACGAGCGAAAAGAAGATTAGGAGTTTGCCAGAAAAGCCAGCATGTGAAAAATGTGGTTCGGGACTTTTGGCGCTATTGTATCCGAGCCAAGATGCGAAGCGTCTGCGTGAGATTTTGAGGAAAAGACGTAAAGATAAAGAGTTAGCGGAAGAGGAGCTTAAAGAGTTGCGAGATGCGAGACGCACGGCAGATTTAGTGCTAAGCTATGGCAAGAAAGCGATGGTGGCTTTAGAAGTTAAAGGTGTTGGACCGGAAACAGCGTTTAGGATATTGGGGAAAATGCATATGAAAGAAGACGAATTCTACATGGACCTACTAAAGGCGAAGATACAATATTTGCGCACGCGAGAATTCTGGGAAAACAGAGAGAACCTCCAAAAAAAGTAA
- a CDS encoding amino acid permease — protein sequence MNREETQHHELKPSLGLFDATAISVGAIIGAGIFIVTGIAAGLAGSALIVSMLIAAVIALFTALSFAELTAWQPREGSIYEYTYQLISPFAGFLTGWMWIVSNTFAGAAVSLGFAYYLTAITPTIPPNVIAALLCIAFTVLNFLGIRQSALINNILVAAKLLILTLFVIAGVRYINTANFAPFAPLEVGVFYGAFYIFFAYGGFARVAVIAEEVKDAKRNVPRAILLSLAISTLVYILVGIVAIGLIGAPSLSVSKSPLTDAISITGNTTATYTVSAGGLLATASVLLTAILGVSRMAYAMGRRKDLPQALSKLHSKFNTPYYSIWIFGTAMTLLALFVNLSRVVAISTFALLFYYTLANVSALKLKTQKRLCPRCIPALGIITCLALMVFIPLEAWIIGAAGLGVGVIVYLAKNHLTTS from the coding sequence ATGAATAGAGAAGAAACCCAACACCATGAATTAAAACCCTCTTTGGGTTTGTTTGATGCTACGGCTATAAGTGTTGGCGCAATCATAGGCGCTGGCATTTTCATTGTTACTGGTATTGCTGCTGGTTTGGCTGGTTCAGCCTTAATCGTTTCCATGCTTATCGCTGCCGTAATTGCTCTGTTCACCGCGTTGAGCTTCGCTGAACTAACCGCGTGGCAACCCCGAGAAGGAAGCATCTACGAATACACGTATCAGCTAATCTCGCCCTTCGCTGGCTTCCTAACTGGCTGGATGTGGATAGTATCAAACACGTTCGCAGGTGCAGCCGTCTCGTTAGGCTTCGCGTATTACCTAACAGCAATAACGCCGACCATACCGCCGAATGTGATTGCCGCGCTTCTCTGCATAGCCTTCACAGTGCTCAACTTTCTTGGCATACGGCAATCAGCTCTCATAAACAACATCCTCGTAGCCGCAAAACTACTGATACTCACACTTTTCGTCATAGCCGGCGTAAGATACATAAACACTGCAAACTTCGCACCGTTCGCACCCTTAGAAGTCGGAGTGTTCTACGGCGCGTTTTACATTTTCTTCGCATACGGAGGCTTCGCACGCGTAGCCGTAATCGCAGAAGAAGTCAAAGACGCAAAACGCAACGTTCCCAGAGCTATACTATTGTCGTTAGCAATATCCACGCTAGTCTACATTCTCGTTGGCATCGTAGCCATCGGACTCATAGGAGCACCAAGCCTCTCAGTCTCAAAATCGCCCTTAACAGACGCCATAAGCATAACAGGAAATACAACAGCAACTTACACAGTCTCAGCAGGCGGATTACTCGCAACAGCAAGCGTCCTACTAACAGCCATTCTAGGCGTGTCGCGTATGGCATACGCAATGGGCAGAAGAAAAGACCTGCCACAAGCCCTAAGCAAACTTCACTCAAAATTTAACACGCCCTACTATTCAATCTGGATATTCGGCACCGCAATGACGCTACTTGCACTGTTCGTGAACCTCAGCAGAGTCGTAGCCATAAGCACCTTCGCGTTGCTTTTCTACTACACGCTAGCAAACGTGTCCGCACTAAAATTGAAAACGCAGAAAAGACTGTGCCCACGATGTATTCCAGCTTTAGGCATAATCACTTGCCTAGCCTTAATGGTTTTCATTCCACTTGAAGCATGGATTATCGGCGCTGCAGGACTAGGCGTAGGCGTAATTGTCTACTTAGCAAAAAACCACTTAACCACAAGTTGA
- a CDS encoding hydrogenase iron-sulfur subunit — protein MAEKKVEFEEPRIGVFICHCGLNIAGVIDIKELVEYAKTLPNVVYVKDNRYTCADPGQEEIRKGIREHKLNRVVVAACSPRMHEPTFRRTVSDVGLNPFLFEMANIREFSSWCHPSTPKEATEKAKDLIRMAVAKARLLHPLQTIEVPVTNKALVIGGGISGMNAALDLAEMGFKVYVLEKGESIGGHMAQLDKTFPTLDCSICIEGPKMVDVGRHPNIEIIAFADLLSVSGYIGNFKVKIRKNPRYVIAANCTGCGECKEACPIEYPNEWDMNLGVRKAISVPFDQAVPLVYTINKDYCIECYKCVDACGARQAINFEQKPEEIELEVGAIVVATGYDIYLPYDMPLYGYGKYPNVITSLEFERLILAAGPTGGKVVRASDGQKPHSVAFIQCVGSRDKNKYPYCSNFCCMYTLKHVVQLKEKYKQDVEVYVFYMDMRSNFKGYEEFYDRARELGVNFIRGRVSRILEVPETKNLLVHAEDMTLGEPIEVEADMVVLATAAIPKKGTDEIARILNLTRGADGFFMESHPKLKPIDAPTDGIFLAGACQGLKDIPYSVSQGSGAASRAATVLSKPKWKIEPIVSVVDPSKCRNVNTKCGICAERCPYGSIKVEEKKPAEVITAMCHGCGTCVAECPADAITQMHFTDAQILAQIRAALEREPEDKILAILCNWCSYAGADLAGTSRFEYPPVIRPIRVMCSGRVDRDFVLEAFRLGAGMVLIGACHLPYDCHYISGNWKMKARMDALAPMLQKLGLSPERFRVEYVSAAEGVKFAEVVREMAAQMQALGKEKIKAENAKLRPVLENMLKRKEKK, from the coding sequence ATGGCTGAAAAGAAGGTTGAGTTTGAGGAGCCGCGAATTGGCGTTTTCATATGTCACTGTGGCTTGAACATAGCTGGCGTAATCGACATTAAAGAACTCGTTGAATACGCTAAGACGTTGCCAAATGTTGTTTACGTTAAAGACAACCGCTACACATGCGCAGACCCTGGACAAGAGGAAATTAGGAAGGGAATAAGGGAGCATAAGCTGAACCGTGTTGTTGTCGCAGCTTGTTCTCCGCGTATGCATGAGCCTACTTTTCGTAGGACTGTTTCTGATGTTGGCTTGAACCCATTTTTGTTTGAGATGGCGAATATCCGTGAATTTTCGTCTTGGTGTCATCCGAGCACGCCGAAGGAGGCTACGGAGAAGGCTAAAGATTTGATAAGGATGGCTGTTGCGAAGGCGAGGTTGCTGCATCCGCTTCAGACGATTGAAGTTCCTGTTACGAATAAGGCTTTGGTTATTGGCGGCGGCATTTCTGGGATGAATGCTGCTTTGGATTTGGCTGAGATGGGCTTTAAGGTGTATGTGCTTGAGAAGGGCGAAAGCATTGGTGGTCACATGGCGCAGTTGGATAAGACGTTTCCAACGCTTGACTGTTCTATTTGTATTGAAGGTCCGAAGATGGTTGATGTTGGAAGGCATCCGAATATTGAGATAATTGCTTTTGCTGACTTGTTAAGTGTTAGCGGTTACATTGGCAATTTTAAGGTTAAGATAAGGAAGAATCCGCGTTATGTGATTGCTGCTAACTGCACGGGCTGTGGCGAGTGTAAGGAGGCTTGTCCGATTGAGTATCCTAACGAGTGGGACATGAATTTAGGCGTTAGAAAAGCGATTTCTGTGCCTTTTGACCAGGCGGTTCCGCTTGTTTACACGATTAACAAGGATTATTGTATTGAGTGTTACAAGTGTGTTGATGCTTGTGGAGCGCGGCAAGCGATAAATTTTGAGCAGAAACCCGAGGAAATTGAGTTGGAGGTTGGGGCGATTGTTGTTGCGACTGGTTATGATATTTATTTGCCTTATGACATGCCGCTTTATGGTTATGGCAAATATCCCAACGTGATTACTTCGCTTGAGTTTGAGAGGCTTATTCTTGCTGCTGGTCCTACTGGCGGGAAGGTTGTTCGGGCTTCGGATGGGCAGAAACCGCATAGCGTAGCGTTTATTCAGTGTGTTGGTTCGCGGGATAAGAACAAGTATCCGTATTGTTCTAACTTTTGTTGTATGTATACTTTGAAGCATGTTGTTCAGCTTAAGGAGAAGTATAAGCAGGATGTGGAGGTTTACGTTTTTTACATGGATATGCGTAGCAACTTTAAGGGTTATGAGGAGTTTTATGACCGTGCGCGTGAGTTGGGTGTGAATTTTATTCGTGGGCGAGTGAGCCGCATTTTGGAAGTTCCTGAGACGAAGAATTTGCTGGTTCATGCTGAGGATATGACGCTTGGTGAGCCGATTGAAGTTGAAGCGGACATGGTTGTTTTGGCGACTGCAGCTATACCGAAGAAGGGCACGGATGAGATTGCGCGTATTTTGAATTTGACTCGTGGGGCTGATGGGTTTTTCATGGAGAGTCATCCTAAGCTTAAGCCTATTGATGCGCCTACTGACGGGATTTTTTTAGCTGGTGCCTGTCAGGGGTTGAAGGATATTCCCTACAGCGTTTCGCAGGGTAGTGGTGCGGCTTCGCGTGCGGCGACTGTGCTTTCTAAGCCTAAGTGGAAGATTGAGCCGATAGTTTCTGTTGTGGACCCGAGCAAGTGTAGGAATGTTAATACTAAATGTGGGATTTGTGCTGAGCGTTGTCCGTATGGCTCGATAAAGGTTGAGGAGAAGAAGCCAGCGGAAGTTATAACTGCCATGTGTCACGGTTGTGGAACATGCGTTGCTGAGTGTCCTGCTGACGCGATTACGCAGATGCATTTTACTGATGCGCAGATTTTGGCTCAGATTAGGGCTGCTTTGGAGAGGGAGCCTGAAGATAAGATTTTGGCGATTTTATGCAACTGGTGCAGTTATGCAGGTGCGGATTTGGCTGGCACGAGCAGGTTTGAGTATCCGCCTGTGATTAGGCCTATTCGTGTTATGTGTTCTGGTAGGGTTGACCGTGATTTTGTTTTGGAGGCGTTTAGGCTTGGCGCGGGTATGGTTTTGATTGGTGCTTGCCATTTGCCTTATGATTGTCACTATATTAGTGGGAATTGGAAGATGAAGGCTAGGATGGATGCTTTGGCGCCTATGTTGCAGAAGCTTGGACTTAGCCCAGAAAGGTTCCGTGTGGAGTATGTTTCTGCAGCTGAAGGCGTGAAGTTTGCTGAGGTTGTTCGTGAGATGGCTGCGCAGATGCAGGCTTTGGGTAAGGAGAAGATTAAAGCGGAGAATGCGAAGTTGCGTCCTGTTTTGGAGAATATGTTGAAGAGGAAAGAGAAGAAATAA